One segment of Alistipes finegoldii DSM 17242 DNA contains the following:
- a CDS encoding META domain-containing protein, protein MMKKYFAAAALLVTMAACGSAAQDKTLEGTTWKLAQMGAIPATAINQEADFFTLEFNAADTMVAGRTNCNRFFGRYELKGKKLEFENMGMTRMACPDMQYEDAFVKMLDDVDRFEIKGSELTFFDDDKSLAVFKAVEKEPAKK, encoded by the coding sequence ATGATGAAAAAGTATTTTGCAGCCGCAGCGCTGCTCGTTACGATGGCTGCGTGCGGAAGCGCCGCGCAGGACAAGACGCTCGAAGGTACGACTTGGAAACTCGCCCAAATGGGGGCGATTCCGGCGACGGCGATCAATCAGGAGGCGGATTTCTTCACGCTGGAGTTCAATGCCGCCGACACGATGGTCGCCGGACGCACCAACTGCAACCGTTTCTTCGGCCGCTATGAGCTGAAGGGCAAGAAACTCGAATTCGAGAATATGGGCATGACCCGGATGGCCTGCCCCGACATGCAGTACGAAGATGCGTTCGTCAAGATGCTCGACGACGTGGACCGTTTCGAAATCAAGGGTTCGGAGCTGACCTTCTTCGACGACGACAAGTCGCTGGCCGTATTCAAGGCCGTCGAAAAAGAGCCTGCGAAGAAGTAG